CAACCCATGGCGGTGAAGTGGTCATGACACGCGCCGATCACCCCTCCGGATCGGACCGGATCCACGAGGCGCTGGGCAAGCTCGATCCCCAAGGCGAGGCCGAAATCGTCGTCAACCTGCAGGGCGATTTCCCGACCATCCGCCCCGACAACATCCGCAGCGTGCTGGCGCCGCTGGCCGATCCCGCGGTCGATATCGCCACCCTGGCCGCCCGGATCCACACCGAGGAAGAGGCCACCAATCCGAATGTGGTGAAAGCGGTCGGCTCGCCGATCAGCTCGGTGCGGCTGCGCGCGCTGTATTTTACCCGTGCCACGGCGCCCTGGGGCGATGGGCCGCGCTATCATCATATCGGCCTCTATGCCTATCGCCGGGCGGCGCTGGAGCGTTTCGTGTCGCTGCCTCCCTCCCCGCTCGAGCAGCAGGAGAGACTCGAGCAGTTGCGGGCGCTGGAGGCCGGCATGCGGATCGATATCGGCATCGTCGACACGGTGCCGCGCGGCGTCGATACGCCGGCCGATCTCGAAACCGCCCGCCGCATACTGGCTGACGCTGGCAAAAGCCTGAACGGCTGATACAAGGCCCCCAGGAAAACATCATGACCAAAAAGCTGAAAATTGCCTTCCAGGGCGAGCCGGGCGCCAATTCCCACATCGCCATCGTCGAAGCCTATCCCGACGCCGAGCCATTGCCCTGCCCGACCTTCGAGGACGCGCTGGCCGCGATCGCCTCCGGGGAAGCCGACCTCGGCATGATCCCGATCGAGAACTCGGTCGCCGGACGCGTCGCCGACATCCATCATCTGCTGCCGCAATCCGGCCTGTTCATCGTCGGGGAATACTTCCTGCCGATCCACCACCAGATGATGGCGCCGCGCGGCGCCAAGCTCTCCGACATCAAGACGGTGGAGAGCCACGTCCACGCGCTCGGCCAATGCCGCAACATCATCCGCAAGCTCAAGATCAAGCCGATCGTCTCGGGCGATACCGCAGGAAGCGCCCGCATCGTCGCCGAGCGCGGCGACAAGAGCTGCGCCTCGATCGCCTCGAGGCTCGCCGCCGATATCTACGGCCTCGATATCCTCGCCGAAGACGTCGAGGACGAGACCCACAACACCACACGCTTCGTGGTGCTGGCGCGCGAAGCGGCCTGGGCCAAACAGGGATCGGGACCGCTGGTTACGAGTTTCGTGTTCCGGGTGCGCAACCTGCCCGCCGCGCTCTACAAGGCGCTGGGCGGCTTTGCCACCAACGGCGTCAACATGACGAAATTGGAAAGCTACATGGTCGACGGCAATTTCTTCGCCACGCAATTCTATGCCGACGTCGACGGCCATCCCGAGGACCGGGGGCTGGCGTTCGCGCTGGAGGAGCTGAAATTCTTCTCGCGCGAATTCAGGATCGTCGGGGTTTATCCGGGCCATCCGTTCCGCGCGACGTTCAGTGAGAAGGCGGAGTGAATTAACCGCGGGATTTCTCCGCACGTCGTCCCGGCCTTGAGCCGGGACCCATACCGCGTGATGCATCAATAAGGCGCTGTGGCTGACGCCTACCGCAACAATTTGCAGCGGTGGTTGATGGGGTGGACGGCCCCCTACGGCATCAGTTGTGCCAGAATGAGGTTGTTGCAAATCTCAGACAAAGGAGCCGTCCGTGGAACAGATTATCCGAATTGGCATGGATACGTCGAAGCATATTTTCCAGCTGCATGGGGTTGATGCGACCGAACGGCCGGTGTTGCGCAGGCGGCTCGGCCGGGCGCAAATGGTGGCATTTTTTACCAAGCAGCCGCCGACCGTGATCGGGATCGAGGCCTGCGGTGCGGCGCATTATTGGGCGCGCGAGCTTGGCAAGCTCGGCCACGAGGTGAAGCTGATCGCGCCGCAACACGTGAAGCCTTACGTCAGGCGGAACAAGAACGACGGGCGAGATGCCGAGGGGCTGTGTGAAGCGATGGGCCGACCGACGATGCGGTTTGTGCCAGTGAAGACGGCCGAGCAGCAGGCAGCTTTGATGCTGGCAGGTCTCCGCGAGCAGATGGTCGCCCGTCGCACCCAGCTCAGCAATATGATCCGGGGCTATGCGGCAGAGTTCGGCCTTGCGGTGGCCAAGGGCCTCGACAAGATCGAACCGCTTTTAGCTGGCATCGCGCAAGATGACAGCGTGCCGGCGCTGGCGCGCGAGTCGTTTGCGGTCCAGGGCCGCGAGTACGCGCAGTTGCAGGGAGAGTTGAAGGCAATCGAAGCCAGGCTGAGGGCCTGGCACCGCGGCAATGCCGATAGCCGGCGCTTGGCGAAGATTCCAGGAGTCGGGCCGATCGGCGCCACGGCGCTGGTGATGAAGACGCCTGATCCGCGTGCCTTCTCCTCGGGCCGGCATTTTGCGGCCTGGCTCGGACTGACCCCGAAAGACCACTCCACTGCCGGCAAAACCCGGCTCGGCAAGATCACCCGTGCCGGCGATGAGAGGTTGCGCAGCGTGCTGGTGGCAGGAGCGACCGCCGTGATTCAGCAGGCGAAGTACGGCCGTGGCCATCCATCGCCCTGGCTGATCGCTTTGCTCAAGCGCAAGCCGCCAAAACTCGCGGCGGTGGCGCTCGCCAACAAGATTGCCCGCATCGCCTGGAAACTGATGGTTACGGGGGATAATTACGACGGCGCGCGGATGTCTGAGGCATCGGCGTCAGCCGCCTAAGAGATCAGCCGGTAAGTTCGTCTTATCGGCTGAGCCGGAGCTGCAAGAGGAGCAGATGGTAGGATCGATCGATCCGAGGTGCGAGACAATCCGTGGGACCCATTGGCCCAAGACAGGTCGTGTGGTTGTTTGGAACTCGCGTCGCGGAAGCCATCTTGGCCAGCGGTCCAAGCGACCGCACCAACAGGCCGGACATATGGATGCAAGCGATCCGATCAGACCTCAAAAAACTCTTGTGGCACGGGGGCCGTCCACATATGGGTCCCGGCTCGCGCTTCGCTTGGCCGGGACGACGAGTGTGTTACGCCGCCGCCATTTTCCTCAGCCCGAACGCATCCGCCAGCAGGCTGTAGGATTTTTTCCGCGCGTCGTGGTCGTAGACGGCGGTGATGACCATCAGCTCGTCGGCCTGGCTCGCGTCGATCATCGGCTGCAGCTGTTGCAGCACCGTGGCCGGACTGCCGACGAACAGCCGCGAGCGGTTGCGGGCGATCGAGGCGCGCTCGGAGTCGGTGTAGGGATAGGCCAAGGCTTCTTCGACGCTCGGCAGCGGCAGATACTGGCCGCGGTCGCGGCGCAGGCGGTTGAGATCCATCGACGACGCCAGCTTTTCGGCTTCCGCATCGGTCTCGGCCGCTACCACGGCGACGGCGAGAATGCCGTGCGGCGCCGCGCGCCAGCCCGACGGCTTGAAGTGGGTGCGGTAATTCATCATCGCTTCGACGGCGTCATGGGAGGCAAAGTGGTGCGCGAACGCAAAACCCATCCCGATCTGCGCCGACAGCTCCGATGAGTAATCGCTGGAGCCGAGCAGCCAGATCGGCGGCAGCGGGCTGTCGTCCGGCATCGCCACCACATTGTTGTAGGGATGGCCGGGCGGAAAATCGCGGGTCTCCCACAGGATCAATTCATGCAGCCGCTCGAGGAAGTCGTCGCCCTCGCGGCGGTCGAGCCGGCTGCGCAGCGCATGCGCGGTGGCGCCGTCGGTGCCGGGCGCGCGGCCGAGGCCGAGATCGATGCGGCCGGGAAACAGCGCCTCCAGCATCTTGAAGCGCTCGGCCACCACCAGCGGCGCGTGGTTGGGCAGCATCACGCCGCCGGAGCCGACCCGGATGTGCCTGGTCACCGCCGCGATCTGCCCGATCATCAGGTCGGGCGCCGGGCTCGCCACCGATGCAAGATTGTGGTGTTCGGCCAGCCAGTAGCGGACGTAGCCGAGGCCATCGGCGTGGCGCGCCAGGTCGATGCTGTTGCGCAAGGCCGCCGCGGGCTTCGTGCCGGTGGTGACGACGGAGAGATCGAGGATCGAGAGCGGAATCATGAAGGTAAACTAGTGCGCCTGATCGGGCCGACAAAGGCCCTTGCCGCGCAGATCAGGCGCGCGCCGGCAGACATCCGCGACGGTAGCCTGGACATGGAAAGTGGGCCAATTTGCCAGATAGAAACACATACTATGTTCTGCCCACCATATAGCTCTGGGATGGCGCGGCACCCGGACCCGCCGAAACTTGATGAAATGTCCGATTTTATGGTATTTATCCGAAATTTTGGCCAATGAGGCGCTTCGCCCTCCATTGCCCACCAATTGAGTAGTGGAACAATAATTCCATACGAAATGCAAATATTGGGCTATTTCCCATCTGCGATGGGCTGTTTGAACGACCTTGTTTGGCTTATTTTAGCGTCTCGGCAGCTAAGCCGGCCGTTCCCGAAAGCTTCGAGTGGAGTTTGTGGTGCCATGACCGAGGTTACGCCCCCCGCGCCTGACGGGCACCGCGCGCTCAAATCGCCTGACATCTCCTTCGAGTTCTTCCCGCCGAAGACCGAGGAGATGGAGAAGAGCCTGTGGGAGACCATCAAGCGCCTGGCGCCGCTCACGCCGAATTTCGTGTCGGTAACCTATGGCGCCGGCGGATCGACCCGCGAGCGCACCCATTCCACCATCGCCCGCATCCTGGCGGAAACCGACCTGACGCCGGCGGCGCATCTGACCTGCGTCGGCGCCGCGCGCGGCGAGATCGACGAGATCGTCGGCCGCTACCATGACATCGGCGTCCGCCATATCGTCGCGCTGCGCGGCGATCCGCCCGGCGGCATCGGAACCGCCTACTCCAGCCATCCCGACGGCTACCAGACCTCGGCCGAACTCGTGGCCGGCATCAAGCGGCAGCACGGTGACATCGAGGTTTCGGTTTCCGCCTATCCGGAAAAACATCCGGAAAGCCACGACTTCGATGCCGACATCGATACGCTGAAGGCCAAGGTCGACGCCGGCGCGACGCGGGCTATTACGCAGGTGTTCTTCGACAACGACCTCTACTTCCGCTACCTCGACCGGGTTCGCGCGCGCGGCATCGCCATTCCGATCGTGCCCGGCATCATGCCGATGCACAATTTCAAGCAGGCCCGCAATTTCGTCACCCGCGCCGGAACGTCAGTGCCGGACTGGCTCGCGGAAAAATTCGAAGGCCTCGACGACGATGCGGAGACCCGCAAGCTGGTGGCGGCGACGGTTGCCGCCGGCCAGGTGCAAAACCTGGCCAAGCACGGCGTCGACACCTTCCACTTTTACACCATGAACCGCGCGGACCTCGTGTTCGCGATCTGCCATTTGCTCGGCATTCGCCCGCAGGGCGCACAGAAAGCCGCCTGATCCGATGACCGTACCCGTTTCCGAAAAGCGAACCGCTTTGCTCGCGGCTGCCCGCGAGCGCATCCTGGTGCTCGACGGCGCCATGGGCACCATGATCCAGGGCCTGCAATACGACGAGGCGGCGTTTCGCGGCGAACGCTTTGCGGATTTCCACCGCGACATCAGGGGCAATAACGACCTGTTGATCCTGACGCAGCCGAAAGCGATCGAGGACATCCACGCCGAATACTTGCGCGCCGGCGCCGACATCGTCGCCACCAACACCTTCTCCTCGACCTCGATCGCGCAGGCCGACTACGATATGTCGGACCTCGCCTATGAACTCAACCGGGACGGCGCGAAGCTGGCGCGCGCCGCTGCCGAGCGCGTGACCGCCGAAGACCGCAAACCGCGCTTCGTCGCCGGTGCGCTCGGCCCGACCAACCGCACCGCCTCGATCTCGCCCGACGTTTCCAATCCCGGCTACCGCGCCGTCACCTTCGACGACCTGCGCAAGGCCTATGGCGAACAGATCGACGGCCTGCTGGATGGCGGCGCCGACCTGCTGCTGGTCGAAACCATCTTCGATACGCTGAACGCCAAGGCAGCGCTGTATGCGATCGCGGAAATCGCCGAGGCGCGCGGCATCGACGTGCCGGTGATGATCTCCGGCACCATCACCGATAAGTCCGGCCGGCTGTTGTCGGGCCAGTTGCCGGAAGCGTTCTGGAATTCGGTGCGCCACGCCAAGCCGATCACGGTCGGCTTCAACTGCGCGCTCGGCGCCGAGGATCTGCGCGCCCATATCGCCGACATCGGCCGCGTCGCCGATACCCTGGTCTGCGCCTATCCCAACGCGGGCCTTCCCAACGAATTCGGCCAGTATGACGAGAGCCCGGAATATATGGCGCGGCTGATCGGCGAATTCGCTGCCAGCGGCCTCGTCAACATCGTCGGCGGCTGCTGCGGCACCACGCCGGCCCACATCGCCGCCATTGCGGCTGCCGTCGCGCCGCATAGGCCGCGCGTTGTCCCCGTGATCGAACCGCGGCTGCGGCTGTCGGGACTCGAGCCGTTCGAACTGACGCCCGCGATCCCCTTCGTCAATGTCGGCGAGCGCACCAATGTCACGGGCTCCGCCAAATTCCGTAAATTGATCACCGCGGGCGATTACACCGCAGCCCTGCAGGTGGCGCGCGACCAGGTCGAGAACGGCGCCCAGATCATCGACGTCAACATGGATGAGGGCCTGCTAGATTCCGAAGCCGCGATGGTGACGTTCCTCAACCTCGTCGCCGCCGAGCCCGACATCGCCCGCGTCCCGGTGATGGTCGATTCCTCGAAATTCGCCGTGATCGAAGCCGGCCTGAAATGCGTTCAGGGCAAGCCGGTGGTGAATTCGATCTCGATGAAGGAAGGCGAGGCAAAATTCATCCACGAGGCCCGGATCGCGCGGCGCCACGGCGCGGCCGTGGTGGTGATGGCGTTCGACGAGACCGGGCAAGCCGACACTTTCGTGCGCAAGACCGAGATCTGCAAGCGCGCCTACGACATCCTGGTGGGCCAGCTCGATTTCCCGCCGGAAGACATCATCTTCGATCCCAATATTTTCGCGATCGCCACGGGGCTCGAAGAGCACAACAATTACGGCGTCGACTTCATCGAGGCGACGCGCTGGATCCGCGCCAACCTGCCGCACGCCCATATCTCCGGCGGCGTCTCCAACCTGTCGTTCTCGTTCCGCGGCAACGAGCCGGTGCGCGAGGCGATGCATTCGGTGTTTCTGTACCACGCGATTCATGCCGGCATGGACATGGGCATCGTCAATGCCGGGCAGATGATCGTCTATGACGACATCGATCCCGAGCTGCGGCAGGTGTGCGAGGACGTCATTCTGAATCGCGACCCCGGCGCGTCGGAACGGCTGCTGCAGCTTGCGGAGAAATTCCGCGGCAAGGAGAAGCAGGCGAAAGAGCAGGACCTCGCCTGGCGCGAATGGCCGGTCGAAAAGCGGCTCAGCCACGCGCTGGTGCACGGCATCACCGAATTCATCGAGGCCGACACCGAGGCCGCCCGGCTGCTGGTCGAGCGCCCGCTCAACGTGATCGAAGGCCCGCTGATGGCCGGCATGAATATCGTCGGCGACCTGTTCGGCGACGGCAAGATGTTCCTGCCCCAGGTGGTGAAATCCGCCCGCGTGATGAAGCAGGCGGTCGCCTATCTGATGCCATTCATGGAAGAAGAGAAGGCGCGCAACCTCGCCAACGGCATCGAGGGCGACGGCCGCAACTCGGCCGGCAAGATCGTGCTCGCCACCGTCAAGGGCGACGTCCATGACATCGGCAAGAACATCGTCGGCATCGTGCTGCAATGTAACAATTTCGAGGTCATCGACCTCGGCGTGATGGTGCCGGCTTCGAAGATCATCGAGACCGCCAAGGCCGAAGGTGCCGACATCATCGGGCTGTCCGGCCTGATCACGCCATCGCTGGACGAGATGAGTTTCCTGGCCGGCGAGCTGGAACGGCAGGGCATGAAGGTGCCGCTGTTGATCGGCGGCGCCACCACCAGCCGCGTCCATACCGCGGTCAAGATCGACCCGAACTACAAGGGCGGCCCGGTGGTGCATGTCAACGACGCCAGCCGCGCCGTCGGCGTCGCCTCCTCGCTGCTGTCGCCGGAACGGCGCGAAGCCTATGCCGCCGAGGTGCGCGCGGATTATGCGAAAATTTCCGCGGCGCATTTCCGGGCGCAGGCCGACAAGAGGCGGCTGAAGCTGGCGGATGCCCGCGCCAACGCGATCACGATCGATTTTGCCAAGGCGCCGCCGAAGAAGCCGGCGTTCCTCGGCATCCGGAGCTTTGCCGAGTACGATCTCGCCGAATTGGCCTCCTACATCGACTGGACGCCGTTCTTCCAGACCTGGGAACTGACCGGGCGTTTCCCGGCGATTCTCGACGATCCCAAGGTCGGCGAAGTCGCGCGCTCGCTCTATGACGATGCCCGCAAGATGCTCGATCGCATCATCGCGGAGAAATGGTTCAAGGCACAGGCGACGATCGGCTTCTGGCCCGCCAACGCCGAAGGCGACGACATCGTGGTCTATGCCGACGACAGCCGCAAACAGCAGATTGCGACGTTCCACACCCTGCGCCAGCAACTGGAGAAGCGCGAAGGCCGCTTCAACTCGGCGCTGTCGGATTTCATCGCGCCGGCATCCTCGGGCGTGCCCGACTATATCGGCGCCTTCGTGGTCACCGCCGGGATCGGCGAGGACATCATCGCCGACCGCTTCAAGAACGCCAACGACGACTACTCCTCGATCCTGTGCAAGGCGCTGGCCGATCGTCTCGCCGAAGCCTTTGCCGAGCGGATGCATGCCCGCGTGCGCCGCGAGTTCTGGGGCTACGCGCCGGATGAGGCGCTTTCGCCGGAGCAACTGATCCTCGAACAGTACGTTGGGATTCGCCCGGCGCCGGGCTATCCGGCGCAGCCCGATCACACCGAGAAGGCGACGCTGTTCGCGCTGCTCGATGCCGAGAATACCGCCGGCGTGAAGCTGACGGAAAGCTATGCGATGTGGCCGGGCTCCTCGGTGTCCGGGCTCTATTTCAGCCACCCCGAAAGCTTCTATTTCGGCGTCGGCAAGATCGAGCGTGATCAGGTCGAGGATTACGCCGCGCGCAAGGGCTGGAGCGTGGCGGAAGCCGAGCGCTGGCTGGCGCCGGTGCTGAATTACATCCCGGCGCAGGATCAGTCCGAGCAGGATCGCCGCCTCAAAGAGGCGATGCCGACGCTGGCGCCGACCTCCGCCGAGCCCGCCAACGACGTGTCGTCGCATCCGCCCGGCTGCAACTGCGCAGTGCATCTGGCGTATCGCAAGAAGGCGGCACGGGCGTAGGTGGATTCTTGTTTCCCTTCTCCCCCTGTGGGAGAAGGTGGCGCGAAGCGCCGGATGAGGGGTCTCTATCCGCCGGCACGACGGCCGTTTCCATGGCCGCTGTGTCCCGGCCGACACGCGAATTTGTCCTGGGCGGAACAACCATGGGACCATGCGGAACACTGCTTCAACAGCGTCGGGCTTCATGAACGCGTCTTCAATTGGCCGCGACTACCAGAGGAGAGATCGATTCCTGGGCAGGGGGCGCCATGCAGAACATCGAACCGCTCGGGCACGCGCATATCACCACGAATGCGTTCGCGGAGCACACGCGGCTGGCGACCTGGCAGGAGATCTACGGCCGCGGCATCGCCAACGTCGATATCGAGCCGATCGGCGACAAGCCGTTTCACGCCGACGTCACCTTCAACCTGCTGCCCAATGTCAGCATCGCCGCCGGCTCGCGCTCGCCGGCGCATTACCGGGTGACGCGGGAGCTCGCCGGGCGCGGCCGTGACATCATCGCGCTCAGCATCCTGCGCAGCGGCGCCGCTTCCGCCACGCAGTTCGGCAACGAGCTGATCAGCGGCGTCGGCAGCGCCAGCGTGCTGGTGCCGACCGATCCCTCGACCTCGACGCTGTACACGGATGGCAGTTTCATCACGCTGGCGCTGTCGCGCAGCAGCCTCGCCGCACTGGTTCCGGACCTGTCGCAGGCCTTCGGGCGGCCGGTCCCGGGCAGCAGCACGGCGCTGCGGCTCCTGACCCGCTATCTCGAGGTGGTGCAGGCCGGCGACGAGCTGACCCATCCCCGCATCGGGCAGAGCGTGTCCGACCACATCATCGACCTGGCAGCTCTGGCGCTGGGCGCGCGCGGCGATTACGCCGAGATGGCGCGCGGGCGCGGCGCCAGGGCGGCGCGGCTCGGCGCCATGAAATCGGATATCCTGCGCGAGCTCGGCCGCGGCGAGCTGTCGGCCGACCTGATCGCGGCCCGTCACGGCATCTCGGCGCGCTATGTGCGAAAGCTGTTCGAGCAGGACGGCTCGTCGTTTTCCGCCTTCGTGCTGCACGAGCGGCTGGTCAAGGCCCATCGCATGCTGATCGACCGCCGCTGCAGCGGCATGAGCATCGCGCAGATCGTCTACGCCAGCGGCTTCGGCGACATCTCCTATTTCAACCGCGCCTTCCGCCGCCATTTCGGCGCCAAGCCCTCGGATTTCCGCGAGGCCGCGCGGCGGAGCTGGCGCGAGGGGTTGGAGTGAGGGCGGTTGTTCGTCATCACCGGGCTTGACCCGGTGATCCATCTTCTCAAGAGTCTTGTGAAGATTGATGGATGCGCGGGTCGGGCCCGCGCATGACAACGGCGCGGATTCCTCCATGAAATTCTTTTCCTTCTGGCGATCGCTGGCGAGTTTTCGCGTTCGGATCGCGCTCAATCTCAAGGGCCTGCCGGCCGAAATCGTGTTCGTCGATATCGACGCCGACGCGCACCGCGCCGACGACTACCGCAAGGTCAATCCGCAGATGGCGCTGCCGGCGCTGGTCGAGGACGACGGCACCACGCTGTTCCAGTCGCTCGCCATCATCGAATATCTCGACGAGACCCATCCCGCCCCGCCGCTGTTGCCGGCCGATCCGCGCGGCCGCGCGAGGGTGCGCGCGCTGGCGCTGATGGTCGCCTGCGAAGGCCATCCGCTGCTGGTGCCGCGGGTGCGGCGCTATCTCGATCACGAACTGAATTTGCGGGAGACCCAGCAAGCGGCGTGGCGGCGGCACTGGACGACGGAGACGCTGGCCGCGCTGGAAGCCATTCTCGCCAACGACAAGGCCACCGGCCGCTTCTGCCATGGCGACACGCCCACGCTCGCCGACATCTGCATGGTCGGCCACGTCAGCGTGGCGCTCACCCAGCAGATCGATCTTGCGCCCTGGCCCACCGTCAAGCGCATCTTCGAGACCGCGATGGCGCTGCCGGCATTTGCGAGCGCCCATCCGCTGGCCCAGCCGGATACGCCGGAGGCGATGCGGGTGAAGAAGTGAGGGTAGCGGGGCTTCTTACTTCCCCTCTCCCCTTGTGGGAATTTGTCGCAGGCGCTCGCTCGCTCCGTCATTCCGGGGCGATGCGTTAGCATCGAACCCGGAATCTCGAGATTCCGGGTTCACGCTTCGCGTGCCCCGGAATGACGGGAGGAGTTTTTCACCCCTTCGGCGGATCGAGCTTCTGCACGACTTCCCGGAACGGCTGCAGCGCCTCGCAACGCGCGGCGTGCGCCGTCAGCGCCGGATAGCGCGCCGCCGGGAACAGCGCCGGATGCGCCTCGCCGGTGAAGCGCAGCGCGCAGGCGACCATGATGTCGGCGTGGCCGATCCGCTCCCCGAACCAGAACGGCGTCGCCACCGCGGCGCGTTCCTTTTCCAGCAGGTCGAGCACGCCGCCGATCTGGGCCTGGCAGCGCTCGACCCACAGCTCCAGCTGATCCTTGCGCAGCACCCGCTCATAGATCAGGCTGACCGCCTTGTCGGCGAGCCCGCTTCCGAGCGCGCAGATCTTCAACGCATGGCGCCGCGCCTGACCATTTTCCGCGATCATCGCCTTTTCCGGCCCGACCAGCTCGTCGAGATAATCCAGCATCGCGCTGCTCTCGATCAGCACCTCGCCGTCGTCGAGCACGAGCGTCGGCACCCGCCGCAGCGGATTGAAGGCTGCGATCTTGTCGGCGTCGCCGAAGGTCGAC
The genomic region above belongs to Bradyrhizobium sediminis and contains:
- a CDS encoding 3-deoxy-manno-octulosonate cytidylyltransferase encodes the protein MTDPRILVLIPARMAATRLPGKPLLDIAGLPMIVHVLRRACEAGIGRVAVATDTPEIAAAVTTHGGEVVMTRADHPSGSDRIHEALGKLDPQGEAEIVVNLQGDFPTIRPDNIRSVLAPLADPAVDIATLAARIHTEEEATNPNVVKAVGSPISSVRLRALYFTRATAPWGDGPRYHHIGLYAYRRAALERFVSLPPSPLEQQERLEQLRALEAGMRIDIGIVDTVPRGVDTPADLETARRILADAGKSLNG
- a CDS encoding prephenate dehydratase yields the protein MTKKLKIAFQGEPGANSHIAIVEAYPDAEPLPCPTFEDALAAIASGEADLGMIPIENSVAGRVADIHHLLPQSGLFIVGEYFLPIHHQMMAPRGAKLSDIKTVESHVHALGQCRNIIRKLKIKPIVSGDTAGSARIVAERGDKSCASIASRLAADIYGLDILAEDVEDETHNTTRFVVLAREAAWAKQGSGPLVTSFVFRVRNLPAALYKALGGFATNGVNMTKLESYMVDGNFFATQFYADVDGHPEDRGLAFALEELKFFSREFRIVGVYPGHPFRATFSEKAE
- a CDS encoding IS110 family transposase; the protein is MEQIIRIGMDTSKHIFQLHGVDATERPVLRRRLGRAQMVAFFTKQPPTVIGIEACGAAHYWARELGKLGHEVKLIAPQHVKPYVRRNKNDGRDAEGLCEAMGRPTMRFVPVKTAEQQAALMLAGLREQMVARRTQLSNMIRGYAAEFGLAVAKGLDKIEPLLAGIAQDDSVPALARESFAVQGREYAQLQGELKAIEARLRAWHRGNADSRRLAKIPGVGPIGATALVMKTPDPRAFSSGRHFAAWLGLTPKDHSTAGKTRLGKITRAGDERLRSVLVAGATAVIQQAKYGRGHPSPWLIALLKRKPPKLAAVALANKIARIAWKLMVTGDNYDGARMSEASASAA
- a CDS encoding LLM class flavin-dependent oxidoreductase, whose protein sequence is MIPLSILDLSVVTTGTKPAAALRNSIDLARHADGLGYVRYWLAEHHNLASVASPAPDLMIGQIAAVTRHIRVGSGGVMLPNHAPLVVAERFKMLEALFPGRIDLGLGRAPGTDGATAHALRSRLDRREGDDFLERLHELILWETRDFPPGHPYNNVVAMPDDSPLPPIWLLGSSDYSSELSAQIGMGFAFAHHFASHDAVEAMMNYRTHFKPSGWRAAPHGILAVAVVAAETDAEAEKLASSMDLNRLRRDRGQYLPLPSVEEALAYPYTDSERASIARNRSRLFVGSPATVLQQLQPMIDASQADELMVITAVYDHDARKKSYSLLADAFGLRKMAAA
- the metF gene encoding methylenetetrahydrofolate reductase [NAD(P)H]; this encodes MTEVTPPAPDGHRALKSPDISFEFFPPKTEEMEKSLWETIKRLAPLTPNFVSVTYGAGGSTRERTHSTIARILAETDLTPAAHLTCVGAARGEIDEIVGRYHDIGVRHIVALRGDPPGGIGTAYSSHPDGYQTSAELVAGIKRQHGDIEVSVSAYPEKHPESHDFDADIDTLKAKVDAGATRAITQVFFDNDLYFRYLDRVRARGIAIPIVPGIMPMHNFKQARNFVTRAGTSVPDWLAEKFEGLDDDAETRKLVAATVAAGQVQNLAKHGVDTFHFYTMNRADLVFAICHLLGIRPQGAQKAA
- the metH gene encoding methionine synthase, translated to MTVPVSEKRTALLAAARERILVLDGAMGTMIQGLQYDEAAFRGERFADFHRDIRGNNDLLILTQPKAIEDIHAEYLRAGADIVATNTFSSTSIAQADYDMSDLAYELNRDGAKLARAAAERVTAEDRKPRFVAGALGPTNRTASISPDVSNPGYRAVTFDDLRKAYGEQIDGLLDGGADLLLVETIFDTLNAKAALYAIAEIAEARGIDVPVMISGTITDKSGRLLSGQLPEAFWNSVRHAKPITVGFNCALGAEDLRAHIADIGRVADTLVCAYPNAGLPNEFGQYDESPEYMARLIGEFAASGLVNIVGGCCGTTPAHIAAIAAAVAPHRPRVVPVIEPRLRLSGLEPFELTPAIPFVNVGERTNVTGSAKFRKLITAGDYTAALQVARDQVENGAQIIDVNMDEGLLDSEAAMVTFLNLVAAEPDIARVPVMVDSSKFAVIEAGLKCVQGKPVVNSISMKEGEAKFIHEARIARRHGAAVVVMAFDETGQADTFVRKTEICKRAYDILVGQLDFPPEDIIFDPNIFAIATGLEEHNNYGVDFIEATRWIRANLPHAHISGGVSNLSFSFRGNEPVREAMHSVFLYHAIHAGMDMGIVNAGQMIVYDDIDPELRQVCEDVILNRDPGASERLLQLAEKFRGKEKQAKEQDLAWREWPVEKRLSHALVHGITEFIEADTEAARLLVERPLNVIEGPLMAGMNIVGDLFGDGKMFLPQVVKSARVMKQAVAYLMPFMEEEKARNLANGIEGDGRNSAGKIVLATVKGDVHDIGKNIVGIVLQCNNFEVIDLGVMVPASKIIETAKAEGADIIGLSGLITPSLDEMSFLAGELERQGMKVPLLIGGATTSRVHTAVKIDPNYKGGPVVHVNDASRAVGVASSLLSPERREAYAAEVRADYAKISAAHFRAQADKRRLKLADARANAITIDFAKAPPKKPAFLGIRSFAEYDLAELASYIDWTPFFQTWELTGRFPAILDDPKVGEVARSLYDDARKMLDRIIAEKWFKAQATIGFWPANAEGDDIVVYADDSRKQQIATFHTLRQQLEKREGRFNSALSDFIAPASSGVPDYIGAFVVTAGIGEDIIADRFKNANDDYSSILCKALADRLAEAFAERMHARVRREFWGYAPDEALSPEQLILEQYVGIRPAPGYPAQPDHTEKATLFALLDAENTAGVKLTESYAMWPGSSVSGLYFSHPESFYFGVGKIERDQVEDYAARKGWSVAEAERWLAPVLNYIPAQDQSEQDRRLKEAMPTLAPTSAEPANDVSSHPPGCNCAVHLAYRKKAARA
- a CDS encoding AraC family transcriptional regulator, encoding MQNIEPLGHAHITTNAFAEHTRLATWQEIYGRGIANVDIEPIGDKPFHADVTFNLLPNVSIAAGSRSPAHYRVTRELAGRGRDIIALSILRSGAASATQFGNELISGVGSASVLVPTDPSTSTLYTDGSFITLALSRSSLAALVPDLSQAFGRPVPGSSTALRLLTRYLEVVQAGDELTHPRIGQSVSDHIIDLAALALGARGDYAEMARGRGARAARLGAMKSDILRELGRGELSADLIAARHGISARYVRKLFEQDGSSFSAFVLHERLVKAHRMLIDRRCSGMSIAQIVYASGFGDISYFNRAFRRHFGAKPSDFREAARRSWREGLE
- the maiA gene encoding maleylacetoacetate isomerase; amino-acid sequence: MKFFSFWRSLASFRVRIALNLKGLPAEIVFVDIDADAHRADDYRKVNPQMALPALVEDDGTTLFQSLAIIEYLDETHPAPPLLPADPRGRARVRALALMVACEGHPLLVPRVRRYLDHELNLRETQQAAWRRHWTTETLAALEAILANDKATGRFCHGDTPTLADICMVGHVSVALTQQIDLAPWPTVKRIFETAMALPAFASAHPLAQPDTPEAMRVKK